From Nicotiana tabacum cultivar K326 chromosome 15, ASM71507v2, whole genome shotgun sequence, the proteins below share one genomic window:
- the LOC107774971 gene encoding uncharacterized protein LOC107774971 yields the protein MNPQAFIRLSIGSLGLRVCGTATGAKSGISALSSPCVCEIRLRGFPVQTTSIPLVSSPEATPDTNNTASSFYLQESDLKALLEPGCLLKHHACLEIVVFTGRRGTHCGVGIKRQQIGTFKLEVGPEWGDGKPVILFNGWIGIGKNKRLNRNLGAELHLSVKLDPDPRYIFQFEDKTKLSPQIVQLQGTIKQPIFSCKFSQDRVSPRDPLSNFWSSSSDSSELEIDKRERKGWKVKIHDLSGSAVAAAFITTPFVPSTGCDWVARSNPGAWLIVRSDVCRPESWQPWGKLEAWRERGIRDSICCRFHLLSDEQECADLLMSEILISAEKGGEFYIDTDRQVRAASSPLRSPRGSGDFTALSPVAGGFVMSCRVQGEGKCSKPVVQLAMRHVTCVEDVAIFMALAAAVDLSIEACMPFRRKLRRSASHSW from the exons ATGAATCCTCAGGCTTTCATTAGGCTCTCAATAGGGTCACTAGGGTTGAGAGTGTGTGGGACAGCTACTGGTGCAAAATCAGGGATAAGTGCGCTATCTTCTCCTTGTGTATGTGAGATCCGTCTTCGAGGTTTTCCCGTGCAGACAACATCTATTCCCCTGGTATCTTCTCCTGAAGCTACTCCAGATACTAACAATACAGCCTCCAGTTTTTATCTTCAAGAATCTGATCTGAAAGCATTACTAGAACCTGGCTGTTTATTAAAGCATCACGCATGTCTAGAGATTGTTGTTTTCACAGGACGCAGAGGAACTCACTGTGGTGTTGGTATTAAAAGGCAGCAGATTGGGACATTTAAGTTGGAAGTGGGTCCTGAGTGGGGTGACGGAAAGCCAGTCATTCTGTTCAATGGATGGATAGGCATTGGCAAGAACAAGCGGCTAAATAGAAACCTTGGAGCAGAGCTTCATTTAAGTGTGAAGCTGGACCCTGATCCAAGATACATTTTCCAGTTTGAAGATAAGACAAAACTAAGTCCTCAAATTGTTCAGCTTCAAGGAACTATCAAGCAACCTATATTTAGTTGCAAGTTTAGTCAAGACCG GGTATCCCCACGAGATCCGTTGAGTAATTTTTGGTCAAGCTCTAGTGATAGCTCTGAACTTGAAATTGATAAAAGAGAGAGGAAAGGATGGAAGGTGAAGATTCATGATCTCTCTGGCTCGGCTGTTGCAGCAGCCTTCATTACAACTCCTTTTGTGCCATCAACAGGTTGTGATTGGGTGGCCAGATCCAACCCAGGAGCTTGGTTGATTGTTCGCTCTGATGTTTGCAGGCCTGAAAGCTGGCAGCCATGGGGAAAGCTTGAAGCATGGCGTGAACGTGGGATCAGAGACTCCATCTGCTGTCGCTTTCATCTGCTATCTGATGAGCAGGAATGCGCAGATCTTCTCATGTCCGAGATCTTGATCAGTGCTGAAAAGGGTGGGGAGTTCTACATAGACACGGACAGACAGGTTCGAGCAGCATCAAGTCCATTGCGTAGTCCAAGAGGGAGTGGAGATTTCACGGCTCTAAGTCCTGTAGCAGGCGGGTTTGTCATGAGCTGTCGGGTGCAAGGGGAAGGGAAATGCAGCAAGCCCGTCGTGCAACTTGCCATGCGACATGTGACCTGTGTGGAGGATGTTGCCATTTTCATGGCTCTTGCAGCTGCAGTTGATCTGAGCATCGAAGCATGCATGCCTTTTCGCAGAAAGCTCCGAAGAAGTGCTAGCCATTCCTGGTGA